The Petroclostridium xylanilyticum region GGTTCCTTTGGTGGCGAGGTGGGCTGCCAGTTCTCCTGCGGCTTCGTTGGAGAGATGACCTCTTGCCCCCAGTATCCTTTGTTTTAAATAGTAGGGATAAGAACCGCATTTCAACATTTCTGTGTCATGGTTGGATTCTATAAGGATCATCTGGCTCCCTTCCAGGTACGAGGTTAACTCCGCATTCACATGGCCTATATCAGTCGCTAAGGTAATCTTTGTATTATCTATATAGAAATTATATCCTACGGGTTCAGCAGCGTCATGAGGAATGGAAAAGGGGTGGATGCATATGTCTCTTATGCAAAAGTCTTCATGGGTATTAAAATATCTTTTGTTATCCGGTTTGATATTCCCTATCTCATTTTCCATGCCTGTCCAGGTGTTTTCGTTAGCGTATATGGGTATGTTGTACCGACGGGACATGATGCCTATGGCATGGGTATGGTCGCGGTGTTCATGGGTTACCAGAATGGCATCGATTTGCGAAGCGTCTACGTCGATACTCGCTAAAGAAGCGGCAATACGCTTGCCGCTTACTCCACAGTCGATTAATATTTTGGCGTTACCACTGGCTATGTATATGGCATTGCCGCTGCTGCCGCTGAATAAAGAACAAAAAGTTATCATTGTAATTCCCTTTCGTCTATTGAATTGAATCTTTCCTACTCTGTCCGTCTAATGGTTCTTCGACATTTGCACCTGCGAAACCACTGAAAAAGTGCCTCTGTTAAACTTTAACCCTTTTGATATTCGCACCGAGTTTTACCAGCTTTGCTTCGAAATTTTCATATCCCCGGTCGATATGTTTTAGGTCGCAGATTTCGGTGGTACCGTCAGCGACCAGGCCGGCGATGACCATGGCAGCACCGGCGCGGAGGTCGGTGGCCTTTACGGGACAACCGGATAAGCGTTGAATTCCTTCAATGATAGCGATTCTTCCTTCTACTTTGATATTTGCGCCCATGCGTTTCAACTCATCAACGTATTGGAACCGGGAATCCCAGACACCTTCTGTGACAATGCTGGTACCTTCAGCGATAGACAG contains the following coding sequences:
- a CDS encoding MBL fold metallo-hydrolase, yielding MITFCSLFSGSSGNAIYIASGNAKILIDCGVSGKRIAASLASIDVDASQIDAILVTHEHRDHTHAIGIMSRRYNIPIYANENTWTGMENEIGNIKPDNKRYFNTHEDFCIRDICIHPFSIPHDAAEPVGYNFYIDNTKITLATDIGHVNAELTSYLEGSQMILIESNHDTEMLKCGSYPYYLKQRILGARGHLSNEAAGELAAHLATKGTTRFLLGHLSKENNFPQLAYQTVYNALESRKIKVGKDVLLDVAERETRSKVYNL